AACCTCAGGTAATTATGAGAAGTACGTAAACTTTAACGGTAAGCGATACACACATATTATAGATCCACGTACAGGCTATCCTTCTAGTGGGATTATAAGTGTGACCGTTTTTGCGCCTAAAGCAGAACTTGCAGATGCGCTCGCGACCTCTGTGTTTGTGATGGGTAAAGAAGCAGGTTTAGATAGGATAAATCAGTTACCTCAGATAGAATGTATTATTATAGATGATCAAGGAAATATTACCAAGTCAAAGAATATTAAAATAGACAAATTATGATTAAAAAGATTATTTATCTCACAGTAATAGCTATTAATTTTAGTAGTTGTGTTGTGGTTAAAGAATATGAAAAGGTCAATATAAACGACCCAGATATGGTGCTTTCAGAAAAAAAATGCGATCGTAATGTAACGACTGCGCACTCTTATCGTGAGGCTGCTGTAGGCGCCAATGGAGGAAAAACAGGAGGAGGCTGCGGCTGTAACTAATATGGAAAATCACTTGAAAAAAATAGTTATTTTTATGTGTGTATTCGCTTTTGCGAAAGCGCACGCTCAAACAGCTCAAGAAGAAACAAAAGCTTATAAAAAACGCGTGTTAGAAACTACTGAAGTAGACTTCTTAACAAGTTATTATTCTCAGGATGGTGACAATGCTGCCGTAAGTGGAGGTATAGGTACCGAAGAATTAACAGATGTTACAGGAACCTTCATAGTTTCTATTCCATTAAATGATGACGATGTGCTTACCATTGATGCTGGAGTTTCTGCATATACTTCTGCATCTTCTAGTAATGTAGGACCTTTTGATGATGGTCTTGCAGACCCTTTTCAAGCATCTTCTGGTGCTTCAAGCAGTGATTTATGGGCAAATATAACTGGAAGTTATAGCCATAGCTCAGATGATAGAAACGATATTTGGTCTACTAAGTTATCAATATCTTCGGAGTATGATTATTTTTCCTTGGGAGTTGGCGGTAGTTACACCAAGCTTTTTAATGAAAAAAACACTGAAATAAGTGTAAACGGTAATGTTTACATAGATACTTGGAATGCTATTTATCCTACAGAGTTAAGACCTTTTGGAGAAGGAGGAGCTGGTTTAAGTGATCGTTTGTTTACTCAAAACACCATTACAGGCAATACGAATTATAATCCTAGATTTACAGCGTTTGATAGTGAAGGACGTAACTCTTATTCGGTAGGTTTTGGGTTGTCACAGATATTACACAAAAAGGTACAAGGTTCATTAGCATTAGATTTTGTGCAACAAGACGGACTGTTATCAACCCCATTCCAAAGAGTTTATTTCAGTGATATAGCAGATTCATTTATTGATAATTTTCAATTGGCCGATGCTGTTGAACGTCTACCCGATTCTAGATTTAAAGTGGCAGCTGGGGGTCGTTTAAATTGGTACCTCAATGAAACCGTTACAGTACGTACTTTTTATCGTTATTATTTTGATGATTGGGGGATTACTTCGCATACAGCGAGCATTGAAGTACCGGTTAAAATAACAAATAAGTTTACCTTATATCCATCATACAGATTCTACAATCAAACGGCAGCAGACTATTTCAATACCTACGAAAGTGCTTTATCTACGGATGAGTTTTATACGTCAGATTATGACCTTTCTGAATACTCAGCAAACCAATTCGGTTTTGGAGTATCCTATACAGATATTTTCGCGAAAGCCCATCTTTGGCAATTTGGTCTTAAAAGTATTGACTTAAAGTTTTATCAATACGATAGAGATACCACTTTTAGTTCTAGTATCATTACGGCAGGCTTCAAGTTTGTCATGGACTAAGCATAAGAACTATGTTTTAACAATATTTATAAGCGCTAAGAATATTCAAAATCTTAGCGCTTATATTATGTACTGAGACATTAAAAAACCATTTTACTTCAAGTAGTATTTATTGGTTTTTTAGCTCATGCTCAACAGGGAATAATTGAACCCATTAAATGGGATTCTAAAGGCGAAAAAAAAAGTCTGTACATAGGGGTATTGACTTTTTTTGTTTAAAAACGTGTTGTCAAGAACATTGGCAATAATTAATAGGAGATAGGTTAAGAATACATGCTTTTTTCAAGATAAGAAAGCGTATTATTTTTTAACCCCTAATTTCACCAAAATAGTTTCTAATAGACACCATTTTGTAAAAGCAGACTGTATTAAATTAACCCCAATGAACACGGTAAACCATAACCAGTTAACACTTACATATACAGTTAGTACAACACTCAATAATACCATGATACCAACAATTACTCTAAAATAGGTGTTCATCATTTCTAATTAATTTTAAATTTATATAGATTTTTCAATAGGAACCACCGCCGCTTTTAAGGGGTTATTAGTTTCTATACTTTTATTAAATTCTTTTATTAAATCGAATAAAGTATCAATATTTTCATCTTCTGTAAAAGAGAAAAACATACTCGATTGACTTCCTCCTTTTCCTGAAGAAAACCAATTAGAAGCCATTAAAATTGTGGAATCACTTTTGTGCCCATCAATATCAGAACTACTAAATTTCTCAATATTTGCATTTTTAAAAAGGGTTAAGACGTCTTTTTGGTATTCTTCAACTGCGGTAACGATAACTAATTTCATAGTGTTGGTTTTTTAGTTATTATTCTGAATTATCAAACCGAACAGGGGAGTTGACAACTCAGAATTTAATTATTTATAATTTTTCTTTTCTATCATATAATATACTAAGGGAACTACTAATAAGGTAAGCACCGTAGAAACTATAGTTCCGCCCATTAAAGAGATGGCTAAACCTTGAAAAATTGGATCAAATAAGATGACAAAAGCTCCAATAACAACAGTTCCAGCAGTTAATAGAATAGGTGTAGTACGCACAGCTCCTGCTTCGATAGCTGCTTGTTTTAAGGGTACACCTTCTGCTGTTCTTATATTGATAAAATCAATCAATAAAACAGAATTTCGTACCATAATTCCCGCTAAAGCAATCATCCCAATAAATGATGTTGCGGTAAAGAATGCTCCCATAATCCAATGTCCTAAAATAATTCCGATTAAAGAGAGCGGAATTGCAACCATCATGACAATTGGTGCTTTAAAGTTTTGGAACCAACCTACGATTAAAATGTATATTAAGATAATAGCGCCTAAAAAGGCAATTCCTAAATCTCTGAATACTTCTAAAGTAATTTGCCATTCTCCATCCCATTTTACAGTATAATTGTCTTCAAACTCGGGCTGACCTAAATACATTTCGTTTAACTCGTAGCCTTTTGGTAACGGAATTTCTTTTAATTTTTCTTCCATTCCAAGAATAGCATACGCCGGACTTTCTAATTCTCCAGCCATATCTGCCATTACATAAACAACACGTTTTTGGTTTTTATGGTAAATACTTTTTGCTGCTGTTCTAGCTGTAATCGTTACTAAATCTGCAATAGGAACCATATTTCCCTGTGTCGATTTCACTTTCAATTGAGAAATATCTGTAACGGTAGATTTCTCCTTTTCATCTAAAGCCAATACTAAACCAACTTGAGTAACCGCATCTTCATCATATAAATTTGTAATGGCTCTGTTAGACATTGCCATATTCATGGTATACGCAATTTGTTGTGGTGCAACACCATACAACATGGCTTTTTCTTTGTTAATATCAAATTGATACTCCGTTTGATCTGCTTCAACCATCCAATCAATATCCACCACATCATCTGTGTTTTTTAAGATCTTTTGAACGCCATCGGCAATTTTAATTTGTTCGTTATAATCCGGGCCATACACTTCTGCCACAATTGTTGATAGTACAGGAGGTCCTGGTGGCACTTCTACTAACTTAATATTAGCGTTATATTTTGCAGCAATTTTCTGAATATCTGGACGCATTATTTTAGCAATGCCATGACTTTGAATATCACGTTCTTCTTTGTCTATTAAATTTACTTGGATATCTGCCATATTGCTTCCTCCACGAAGATCATAGTGGCGCACCAAACCATTAAACGTTATTGGAGCAGAGGTGCCCACGTAGTTTTGATAATTCACTACTTCTGGTCGTGTTGATAAGTATTGAGACACTTCTTGTGCTACAACACCTGTACGTTCTAGCGTTGTCCCTTCTGGCATATCAATAACCACCTGAAACTCATTCTTATTATCAAATGGCAGCATTTTTACGGCAACTGATTTAGTAAAAAATAACACCATGGTTATCATCAATACTAAAAATGTTCCTCCTAAAAACAACCAACGTTTTGCTTTGTTTTCTAATAATGGACGTTCAAATTTGTTATAAATTCTATAAATTAACGTCTCTTCAATAGGCTTTTCTTGTTTTTCTTCTACACCTTTCTTCTCTTTTTCTCTTAGGAAAATATACCCTAAGTAAGGCGTGATCGTTAAGGCTACAAACAGAGATAATATCATTGCTATTGACGCCCCTATAGGCATTGGAGCCATATATGGACCCATTAGTCCAGAGACAAAAGCCATAGGTAAAACAGATGCTATTACGGTAAATGTTGCTAGAATGGTAGGGTTCCCAACTTCGTTTATCGCATATAAAGCAGCATCTTTAAACGGTAAGCGTTTCATTTTAAAATGCCGATGCATATTTTCGGCAATAATAATGGAGTCATCGACGACAATTCCGGTTACAAATACTAACGCGAATAAGGTAATACGGTTTAACGTGTAATCCATCATATAATAGCTCAACAAGGTTAAGGCAAACGTAATGGGAACGGATAAAAACACGACCAATCCACCACGCCAACCCATGGCTAACATCACGACAAGGGTTACCGCAAAGATAGAACCAATAAGGTGCCACAATAATTCCGATACTTTATGCGATGCTGTTTCTCCGTAATTTCTGGTAATCTCTACATGAACATCATCAGGAATTAAATTGCTTCGTAAATGATCTGTTTTATCAATAATTACTTCTGCAATTTTCATGGCATCTGCACCTTTTCGTTTTGCAACAGAAATAGTTACTGCAGGATATTCCGACTTATAATCAGCCGATTTAACGCTTCCTTTTCCGTAACCTAAACTCACATAGTTTTGTGGTACTTCTGGGCCATCAATAATTTTAGCGACTTGCTTTAAATAAATAGGCTGATTTTGTTGTACACCAACTACCAAATTTTCTACATCAGTAACCGAAGCTAAAAAGGCGCCTGTATTTACTAAAAACTCAGTATCATTTTTATCAAAACTACCAGCATTTAATTGGCTGTTATTTGCTTTAATCATTTCTGAAACCGACAAGAAATCTAATCCACTAGCAGCTAATTTATCTTTATCTAAAACTACCCGCAATTGGCGGTCTCTACCACCAATTTTATGGGTCGTAGCAACATCGTTAACTTTTTTAATTTCAGCCTCAAGTTCTTGAGCCATTTGGTTTAATTGGTAATCGTCGTAATTTTCACTCCATAAGGTTAATCCCAACATGGGTACATCATCAATTGCACGTGTTTTTACTAATGGAAATGTCACACCTGCCGGCATTTGATCCATGTGCTTGTTAATTTCGTTGTACAATTTTACAAAACTGCGTTCAATATCTTCGCCCACATAAAACTGCACGATCACCATTCCTTGTTCTTTCGAGGAAGTAGAGTATACGTA
This genomic stretch from Cellulophaga algicola DSM 14237 harbors:
- a CDS encoding DUF4266 domain-containing protein — encoded protein: MIKKIIYLTVIAINFSSCVVVKEYEKVNINDPDMVLSEKKCDRNVTTAHSYREAAVGANGGKTGGGCGCN
- a CDS encoding DUF3570 domain-containing protein, producing MCVFAFAKAHAQTAQEETKAYKKRVLETTEVDFLTSYYSQDGDNAAVSGGIGTEELTDVTGTFIVSIPLNDDDVLTIDAGVSAYTSASSSNVGPFDDGLADPFQASSGASSSDLWANITGSYSHSSDDRNDIWSTKLSISSEYDYFSLGVGGSYTKLFNEKNTEISVNGNVYIDTWNAIYPTELRPFGEGGAGLSDRLFTQNTITGNTNYNPRFTAFDSEGRNSYSVGFGLSQILHKKVQGSLALDFVQQDGLLSTPFQRVYFSDIADSFIDNFQLADAVERLPDSRFKVAAGGRLNWYLNETVTVRTFYRYYFDDWGITSHTASIEVPVKITNKFTLYPSYRFYNQTAADYFNTYESALSTDEFYTSDYDLSEYSANQFGFGVSYTDIFAKAHLWQFGLKSIDLKFYQYDRDTTFSSSIITAGFKFVMD
- a CDS encoding YgaP family membrane protein is translated as MMNTYFRVIVGIMVLLSVVLTVYVSVNWLWFTVFIGVNLIQSAFTKWCLLETILVKLGVKK
- a CDS encoding efflux RND transporter permease subunit; protein product: MKEGIAGKIAKVFMQSKLTVLLMIVFMVVGVYSSFLIPREEEPQIDVPMADIFVGYPGASPTEVESRVIKPLEQLISNIKGVEYVYSTSSKEQGMVIVQFYVGEDIERSFVKLYNEINKHMDQMPAGVTFPLVKTRAIDDVPMLGLTLWSENYDDYQLNQMAQELEAEIKKVNDVATTHKIGGRDRQLRVVLDKDKLAASGLDFLSVSEMIKANNSQLNAGSFDKNDTEFLVNTGAFLASVTDVENLVVGVQQNQPIYLKQVAKIIDGPEVPQNYVSLGYGKGSVKSADYKSEYPAVTISVAKRKGADAMKIAEVIIDKTDHLRSNLIPDDVHVEITRNYGETASHKVSELLWHLIGSIFAVTLVVMLAMGWRGGLVVFLSVPITFALTLLSYYMMDYTLNRITLFALVFVTGIVVDDSIIIAENMHRHFKMKRLPFKDAALYAINEVGNPTILATFTVIASVLPMAFVSGLMGPYMAPMPIGASIAMILSLFVALTITPYLGYIFLREKEKKGVEEKQEKPIEETLIYRIYNKFERPLLENKAKRWLFLGGTFLVLMITMVLFFTKSVAVKMLPFDNKNEFQVVIDMPEGTTLERTGVVAQEVSQYLSTRPEVVNYQNYVGTSAPITFNGLVRHYDLRGGSNMADIQVNLIDKEERDIQSHGIAKIMRPDIQKIAAKYNANIKLVEVPPGPPVLSTIVAEVYGPDYNEQIKIADGVQKILKNTDDVVDIDWMVEADQTEYQFDINKEKAMLYGVAPQQIAYTMNMAMSNRAITNLYDEDAVTQVGLVLALDEKEKSTVTDISQLKVKSTQGNMVPIADLVTITARTAAKSIYHKNQKRVVYVMADMAGELESPAYAILGMEEKLKEIPLPKGYELNEMYLGQPEFEDNYTVKWDGEWQITLEVFRDLGIAFLGAIILIYILIVGWFQNFKAPIVMMVAIPLSLIGIILGHWIMGAFFTATSFIGMIALAGIMVRNSVLLIDFINIRTAEGVPLKQAAIEAGAVRTTPILLTAGTVVIGAFVILFDPIFQGLAISLMGGTIVSTVLTLLVVPLVYYMIEKKNYK